The following proteins are encoded in a genomic region of Desulfomicrobium escambiense DSM 10707:
- a CDS encoding DegT/DnrJ/EryC1/StrS family aminotransferase, whose product MRENFLVFGSPRIEEDEIEEVVSCLRSGWIGTGPRVAEFERRFAAYKGATHAIAVNSCTAALHLSILAAGIGPGDEVITTPMTFCASVNAIIHAGATPVLADIDPRSMNIDPERVRAKITSRTKAILPVHFAGRSCDMDPLCAIAEEQGLTIIEDCAHAIETEYRGRKAGNFGDFGCFSFYVTKNVITGEGGLILARKPEYAARLKVLALHGMSADAWKRFGDEGYKHYLVTEAGFKYNMMDLQAAIGLRQMEKVEPFWERRREIWTRYMDELSDLPLTLPAPVEPDTRHAFHLFSILVDEARTGISRDAFLSAMTKYKIGVGVHYLSIPEHPFYQGRFGWSPDQYPHARDIGRRTVSLPISAKLTDADVTDVIQAVREILGK is encoded by the coding sequence ATGCGCGAGAATTTTTTGGTTTTCGGGTCGCCCAGGATTGAAGAGGACGAGATTGAGGAAGTGGTTTCCTGCCTGCGCAGCGGCTGGATCGGGACCGGCCCGCGGGTGGCGGAGTTCGAGCGCCGTTTCGCCGCCTACAAGGGCGCCACGCACGCCATCGCCGTCAACTCCTGCACTGCCGCCCTGCATCTGAGCATCTTGGCCGCCGGCATCGGGCCCGGCGACGAGGTCATCACCACGCCCATGACCTTCTGCGCTTCGGTCAACGCCATCATCCACGCCGGGGCGACCCCCGTCCTGGCGGACATCGACCCGCGCAGCATGAACATCGACCCGGAAAGGGTCAGGGCGAAGATCACGTCGCGCACCAAGGCCATCCTGCCCGTGCACTTCGCCGGCCGTTCCTGCGACATGGATCCGCTCTGCGCCATCGCCGAAGAGCAAGGCCTGACCATCATCGAGGACTGCGCCCACGCCATCGAGACGGAGTACCGCGGCCGCAAGGCCGGGAACTTCGGCGATTTCGGCTGCTTCAGCTTCTACGTGACCAAGAACGTCATCACCGGCGAGGGCGGCCTTATTCTCGCCCGCAAGCCCGAGTACGCGGCGCGTCTCAAGGTCCTGGCCCTGCACGGCATGTCCGCCGACGCCTGGAAGCGTTTCGGCGACGAGGGCTACAAGCACTATCTCGTGACCGAGGCCGGGTTCAAGTACAACATGATGGACCTGCAGGCGGCCATCGGCCTGCGGCAGATGGAGAAGGTCGAACCGTTCTGGGAGCGGCGCCGGGAAATCTGGACACGCTACATGGATGAACTGTCCGACCTCCCCCTGACCCTGCCCGCGCCCGTGGAGCCGGACACCCGCCACGCGTTCCACCTCTTCTCCATCCTGGTGGACGAGGCGCGGACCGGCATCAGTCGCGACGCCTTCCTGTCGGCAATGACGAAGTACAAGATCGGCGTGGGCGTGCATTACCTGTCCATCCCCGAACACCCGTTCTATCAGGGCCGCTTCGGCTGGTCTCCGGACCAGTACCCGCACGCCCGCGACATCGGCCGCCGCACGGTCAGCCTGCCCATCTCGGCCAAACTGACGGACGCCGACGTGACCGACGTCATCCAGGCCGTACGGGAGATTCTGGGCAAATAG
- a CDS encoding glutaredoxin family protein, producing the protein MNNKSITLYALSTCIHCKKTKEYLDDCGAKYDCIFVDKLEGEERKQIIEAIKKVNPKLSFPTLLVDEEAIVGFKQDQIKEALER; encoded by the coding sequence ATGAACAACAAATCCATCACGCTTTACGCCCTGAGCACCTGCATCCACTGCAAGAAGACCAAGGAATACCTCGACGACTGCGGCGCCAAGTACGACTGCATCTTCGTCGACAAGCTCGAAGGCGAGGAGCGCAAGCAGATCATCGAGGCCATCAAGAAGGTCAACCCCAAGCTCTCCTTCCCCACCCTGCTCGTGGACGAGGAAGCCATCGTCGGCTTCAAGCAGGACCAGATCAAAGAGGCGCTTGAGAGATGA
- a CDS encoding ferredoxin-thioredoxin reductase catalytic domain-containing protein, which yields MTPDELLDKLRPLQESKGYFFNRDRAFVLDLMESLLINRDRYGYMACPCRLASGNRDLDKDIFCPCVYREPDVAEFGACYCGLYVSKDWNEDRIPHEVVPERRDPEKLMAGLLFEE from the coding sequence ATGACGCCCGATGAACTCCTCGACAAGTTGCGGCCTCTGCAGGAATCAAAGGGCTATTTTTTCAACAGGGACAGGGCCTTCGTCCTTGACCTCATGGAGAGCCTGCTGATCAACCGCGACCGTTACGGCTACATGGCCTGCCCCTGTCGCCTGGCCTCGGGCAACCGCGACCTGGACAAGGACATCTTCTGCCCCTGCGTCTACCGCGAGCCCGACGTGGCCGAGTTCGGCGCCTGCTACTGCGGCCTCTACGTCTCCAAGGACTGGAACGAGGACAGGATCCCGCACGAGGTCGTGCCCGAGCGCCGCGACCCGGAAAAGCTCATGGCCGGGCTGCTCTTCGAGGAATGA
- a CDS encoding NifU family protein: MREQVEKALDTVRPILQADGGYVELVGILPSGIVQVRLTGACKGCPMSQMTLRNSIERAVKKMVPGIKAVEAV, encoded by the coding sequence ATGCGAGAACAGGTCGAAAAAGCCCTCGACACCGTGCGGCCCATCCTGCAGGCCGACGGCGGCTATGTGGAACTGGTCGGTATCCTGCCCAGCGGCATCGTCCAGGTCCGCCTAACCGGGGCCTGCAAGGGCTGCCCCATGTCCCAGATGACGCTTCGAAACAGCATCGAGCGCGCCGTCAAGAAGATGGTGCCGGGCATAAAGGCCGTCGAGGCCGTCTAG
- the gltX gene encoding glutamate--tRNA ligase gives MTQIVTRFPPSPTGYLHIGGARTALFNYLYARQNGGKFILRIEDTDQARSTQEMTDAIIDAMHWLGLDFDEGPFFQSERGDIYNSYVDKLLETGGAYYCSCTPEEVEEMRETARANGLKPKYNGKCREMGLGPGPGRVVRFKTPLTGKVVFDDIIKGPIAWDVQEMDDFVIRRADGSAIYQMAVVVDDAEMGVTHVIRGDDHQNNTPKQILIYQALGFPLPKFGHVPMILGPDKKKMSKRHGATSVMMYKDMGYLPEAMLSYLVRLGWSHGDDELFTRDELLEKFSLEGLGKSASVFDMDKLNWTNSHFIKTGDVPRLAGLLGEIVRQATQFDPAPEYLEAIVPLYQPRAKTLKEMAEQAAFFLHDAETLPYDGAALAKFLTPEIREHLAVMASRMEALPAFDHKSLEDMAAAYLEETGLKFKALAQPIRVAITGTTMSPGLFETMEVLGRERTLARFRKALTL, from the coding sequence ATGACCCAGATCGTGACCCGCTTCCCCCCCAGCCCCACGGGCTACCTGCATATCGGCGGCGCCCGCACGGCGCTCTTCAATTACCTGTACGCCCGCCAGAACGGCGGCAAGTTCATCCTGCGCATCGAGGACACGGACCAGGCCCGCTCCACGCAGGAGATGACCGACGCCATCATCGACGCCATGCACTGGCTGGGCCTGGACTTCGACGAGGGCCCCTTCTTCCAGAGCGAGCGCGGCGACATCTACAACAGTTACGTGGACAAGCTGCTCGAGACCGGCGGGGCCTACTACTGCTCCTGCACGCCCGAAGAGGTCGAGGAGATGCGCGAGACTGCCCGCGCCAACGGGCTCAAGCCCAAGTACAACGGCAAGTGCCGCGAGATGGGCCTCGGGCCCGGACCGGGCCGGGTGGTGCGCTTCAAGACGCCGCTCACGGGCAAGGTCGTCTTCGACGACATCATCAAGGGACCCATCGCCTGGGACGTGCAGGAGATGGACGACTTCGTCATCCGCCGCGCCGACGGCTCGGCCATCTACCAGATGGCCGTGGTCGTGGACGACGCCGAGATGGGCGTGACCCACGTCATCCGCGGCGACGACCACCAGAACAACACGCCCAAGCAGATCCTCATCTACCAGGCCCTGGGCTTCCCCCTGCCCAAATTCGGCCACGTGCCCATGATCCTCGGGCCCGACAAGAAGAAGATGAGCAAGCGCCACGGGGCGACCTCGGTCATGATGTACAAGGACATGGGCTATCTGCCCGAAGCCATGCTCAGCTACCTCGTGCGCCTGGGCTGGTCCCACGGCGACGACGAACTCTTCACGCGCGACGAGCTGCTGGAGAAATTCTCCCTGGAGGGCCTCGGCAAATCGGCCTCGGTCTTCGACATGGACAAGCTCAACTGGACCAACAGCCACTTCATCAAGACCGGGGACGTGCCGCGGCTGGCTGGCCTGCTGGGCGAGATCGTCCGCCAGGCCACGCAGTTCGACCCCGCTCCCGAGTACCTGGAGGCCATCGTCCCCCTCTACCAGCCCCGCGCCAAGACCCTGAAGGAGATGGCCGAGCAGGCCGCCTTCTTCCTGCACGACGCCGAGACCCTGCCCTACGACGGAGCGGCCTTGGCCAAGTTCCTGACCCCGGAGATCCGCGAACACCTGGCCGTCATGGCCTCCCGCATGGAAGCCCTGCCCGCCTTCGACCACAAGAGCCTGGAGGACATGGCCGCAGCCTACCTGGAGGAGACCGGACTCAAGTTCAAGGCCCTGGCCCAGCCCATCCGCGTGGCCATCACCGGCACGACCATGAGCCCCGGCCTCTTCGAGACCATGGAGGTCCTCGGCCGCGAGCGCACATTGGCGCGCTTCCGCAAGGCCCTGACCCTGTAA
- a CDS encoding THUMP domain-containing class I SAM-dependent RNA methyltransferase, giving the protein MYDYQKSNLFTAQVADGIEDLALTELAELGATDCTRGFRFVRFRAADQALYHIVYRSRLVSRVLAPLVRFPSLTDKALYAGARDVRWSDFLTPDQTFAVFANVSKSAIGHSQYAGLKLKDAVADWFRDRTGRRPSVDPREPDLWLHLHIHEDTATISLDVSGGSMHRRGYRVQSVDAPMAETVAAAMLRMTGWDGRSPLVDPMCGSGTILCEALMLSADLPAGLLRGNFGFQRLPDFKQNLWERERRDTSSIDPETGNEADLRGSDLDPAAVEATRVNLSRLPGGEDVIVGRRDFFERLDLAGTTIVCNPPYGIRLGKGDDMGAWFKHFGDHLKRHCQGSTAFVYFGDRTLLKHIGLKPEWKKPLKNGGLDGRLAKFALY; this is encoded by the coding sequence ATGTACGACTACCAGAAATCCAACCTCTTCACCGCCCAGGTCGCCGACGGCATCGAAGACCTGGCGCTGACCGAACTGGCCGAATTGGGGGCCACGGACTGCACCCGCGGCTTCCGCTTCGTGCGTTTCCGCGCCGCCGACCAGGCCTTGTACCACATCGTCTACCGTTCCCGGCTGGTTTCGCGCGTCCTTGCACCGCTGGTGCGCTTTCCCAGCCTCACGGACAAGGCCCTCTACGCCGGGGCCCGGGACGTCCGCTGGTCAGACTTTCTGACCCCGGATCAGACTTTCGCCGTCTTCGCCAACGTTTCCAAGAGCGCCATCGGTCACTCCCAATACGCGGGCCTCAAACTCAAGGACGCCGTGGCCGACTGGTTCCGCGACCGCACGGGCCGCCGGCCGAGCGTGGACCCGCGCGAACCGGACCTGTGGCTGCACCTGCACATCCACGAGGACACGGCGACCATCAGCCTGGATGTTTCCGGCGGCTCCATGCACCGCCGCGGCTACCGGGTGCAGAGTGTCGACGCGCCAATGGCCGAGACCGTGGCCGCGGCCATGCTGCGCATGACCGGCTGGGATGGCCGCTCCCCTCTGGTGGACCCCATGTGCGGCTCGGGAACCATCCTGTGCGAAGCCCTCATGCTTTCGGCCGACCTCCCCGCCGGACTGCTGCGCGGCAATTTCGGCTTCCAGCGTCTACCGGACTTCAAGCAGAACCTGTGGGAGCGAGAACGGCGCGACACGTCTTCCATCGACCCGGAAACGGGGAACGAAGCGGACCTGCGCGGAAGCGACCTGGACCCCGCGGCCGTGGAAGCCACCCGCGTCAACCTCTCCCGTCTGCCCGGCGGCGAGGACGTCATCGTGGGACGCAGGGATTTCTTCGAGCGCCTGGACCTCGCCGGCACGACCATCGTCTGCAACCCGCCCTACGGCATCCGCCTGGGCAAGGGCGACGACATGGGCGCCTGGTTCAAGCATTTCGGCGACCATCTGAAGCGCCATTGCCAGGGCTCCACCGCCTTCGTCTATTTCGGCGACAGGACCCTGCTCAAGCACATCGGGCTCAAGCCCGAATGGAAAAAACCCCTCAAAAACGGCGGCCTGGACGGGCGTCTGGCCAAGTTCGCCCTGTATTGA
- a CDS encoding superoxide dismutase: MIFVLPDLPYAKDALSPYISAKTFDFHHGKHHQLYIDNTNKLIAGTDLYGKTLREIVMATAGDPSKVGIFNNAAQVWNHSFYWRCMKAGGGGAPTGAVAEGINQAFGSYENFAKAFKEAGMTQFGSGWAWLVEKNGKLEIMKTPNADTPMAHGAKALLTADVWEHAYYIDYQNRRADYLQDFLDKLVNWDFVNHQLKK, from the coding sequence ATGATCTTCGTGCTCCCGGATCTTCCCTACGCCAAGGACGCCTTAAGCCCGTACATCAGCGCCAAAACCTTCGACTTCCACCACGGCAAGCACCACCAGCTCTACATCGACAACACCAATAAGCTGATTGCGGGCACGGACCTCTACGGCAAGACCCTGCGTGAAATCGTCATGGCCACAGCCGGCGACCCCTCCAAGGTCGGCATTTTCAACAACGCCGCCCAGGTCTGGAACCACTCCTTCTACTGGCGCTGCATGAAGGCCGGCGGTGGCGGAGCACCTACCGGGGCCGTGGCCGAAGGCATCAACCAGGCCTTCGGCAGCTACGAAAATTTCGCCAAGGCCTTCAAGGAGGCCGGCATGACGCAGTTCGGCAGCGGCTGGGCCTGGCTGGTGGAGAAAAACGGGAAGCTCGAGATCATGAAGACCCCCAACGCCGACACGCCCATGGCCCACGGCGCCAAGGCCCTGCTCACGGCCGACGTGTGGGAGCACGCCTATTACATTGATTACCAGAACCGGCGGGCGGACTATCTGCAGGACTTCCTCGACAAGCTCGTGAACTGGGACTTCGTGAACCACCAGCTCAAGAAGTGA
- the rpmB gene encoding 50S ribosomal protein L28 codes for MSKVCEVCGKRPQVGNNVSHANNKTKRRFMPNLQSVRAQLQSGEVKRMRVCTQCIRSGAVTKPVAN; via the coding sequence ATGTCAAAGGTATGCGAAGTATGCGGGAAGAGGCCCCAGGTCGGCAACAACGTCAGTCACGCCAACAACAAGACCAAGCGGCGCTTCATGCCCAACCTCCAGTCCGTTCGCGCCCAGCTGCAGTCCGGCGAAGTGAAGCGGATGCGTGTCTGCACCCAGTGCATCCGTTCCGGCGCCGTGACCAAGCCCGTCGCCAACTAG
- a CDS encoding YceD family protein, which yields MWRELWKEFQFDFEAMTPLLSTLFIVPQADGFLIHGSIKGAIKASCHRCLEDATVEVDHAFDTFEAHEDVEALEGEESHLRATDAGWELNVAGLLWEEFQLALPEKILCADTCLGLCPHCGKNRNLEPCVCSNLDSQSPLARALQGVKIKTN from the coding sequence TTGTGGCGGGAACTCTGGAAGGAGTTCCAGTTCGACTTTGAAGCCATGACGCCCCTGTTGTCAACGCTCTTCATCGTCCCCCAGGCGGACGGATTCCTGATCCACGGCAGCATCAAGGGCGCAATCAAGGCTTCGTGCCACCGCTGCCTGGAGGATGCGACCGTCGAAGTGGACCACGCCTTCGACACCTTCGAAGCCCACGAGGATGTCGAGGCCCTCGAAGGCGAAGAGAGCCACCTCCGCGCCACGGACGCGGGCTGGGAACTCAACGTGGCCGGGCTTTTGTGGGAGGAATTCCAGCTGGCCCTGCCCGAAAAAATACTTTGCGCCGACACGTGTTTGGGTCTATGCCCGCACTGCGGCAAAAACAGGAACCTGGAGCCATGCGTCTGCAGCAACCTGGACAGCCAGTCCCCTCTGGCCCGGGCGCTGCAAGGCGTTAAAATCAAAACCAATTAG
- the rpmF gene encoding 50S ribosomal protein L32, with the protein MPLPKKKTSKSRRNMRRSHDHVAIPNVVYCECGEASLSHCICPGCGKYKGRQYTKAADA; encoded by the coding sequence ATGCCATTGCCTAAGAAGAAAACATCCAAGTCCAGAAGAAACATGCGCCGTTCCCACGACCACGTGGCCATCCCCAACGTCGTGTACTGCGAGTGCGGCGAAGCCAGCCTGTCCCACTGCATCTGCCCCGGTTGCGGCAAATACAAGGGACGCCAGTACACCAAGGCCGCAGATGCCTAA
- the plsX gene encoding phosphate acyltransferase PlsX, translating into MPKDICLAVDAMGGDFGPEVNVPGSLAAARETGARIILVGDETSIRKELDRHPHADVEIEVVHTTQVAGMAEKPSDILRRKKDSSMQVAFRLVREGRAHGCVTAGNSGAALACGMFILGRINGVDRPALASIMPTLKKPIVLIDVGANADCKPYNLVQFGLMAEVLARHVLGIANPKVGILSIGEEEGKGNALTKEAYALLKSSSLNFVGNVEGRDVFTGETDVIVCDGFVGNVALKLSEGLGSALASMLKTELKKSIWSRLGTLIALPAFKRFATKIDYAEYGGAPILGLNGIAMVCHGKSNARAITTALQQAALFVQKKANDQLVAGLHANTELSLFSRSGQASATRQEASAL; encoded by the coding sequence ATGCCTAAAGACATCTGTCTCGCCGTGGACGCCATGGGGGGGGATTTCGGCCCGGAAGTGAATGTTCCGGGCTCCCTCGCCGCTGCCCGCGAGACCGGCGCCAGGATCATCCTGGTCGGTGACGAGACGTCCATCCGCAAGGAACTGGACAGACATCCGCACGCCGACGTGGAAATCGAGGTCGTGCACACCACCCAGGTGGCGGGCATGGCCGAGAAGCCCTCGGACATCCTGCGGCGCAAGAAGGACAGCTCCATGCAGGTGGCCTTCCGCCTGGTGCGCGAAGGCCGCGCCCACGGCTGCGTCACCGCCGGCAATTCAGGAGCCGCCCTGGCCTGCGGCATGTTCATCCTCGGCCGCATAAACGGGGTGGACAGGCCAGCCCTGGCCTCCATCATGCCAACGCTCAAGAAGCCCATCGTCCTCATCGACGTGGGCGCCAACGCGGACTGCAAGCCCTACAACCTGGTCCAGTTCGGCCTCATGGCCGAAGTGCTGGCCAGGCACGTGCTGGGCATCGCCAATCCCAAGGTCGGCATCCTGAGCATCGGCGAGGAGGAAGGCAAGGGCAACGCGCTGACCAAGGAAGCCTATGCCTTGCTGAAGAGTTCATCCCTGAATTTCGTCGGCAACGTGGAAGGCCGCGACGTCTTCACCGGCGAGACCGACGTCATCGTCTGCGACGGATTCGTGGGCAACGTGGCCCTGAAGCTCAGCGAAGGGCTGGGCTCGGCCCTGGCCTCCATGCTCAAGACGGAACTCAAGAAATCCATCTGGTCCCGGCTCGGGACGCTCATCGCCCTGCCCGCGTTCAAGCGCTTCGCCACGAAGATCGACTACGCCGAGTACGGCGGCGCCCCCATCCTGGGCCTCAACGGCATAGCCATGGTCTGCCACGGCAAGTCCAACGCCCGCGCCATCACAACCGCCCTGCAGCAGGCTGCGCTCTTCGTGCAGAAAAAAGCCAACGACCAACTCGTGGCCGGCCTGCACGCCAACACGGAACTGAGCCTGTTCTCCAGAAGCGGCCAGGCTTCGGCCACGCGTCAGGAAGCCTCGGCGCTCTAG
- a CDS encoding beta-ketoacyl-ACP synthase III codes for MSSPCYISGLGLHLPRTAMTNADLERMVDTSDEWIVTRTGITNRYFAQGDEPCSVLAFNAARKALDNAGLAPQDLTHIFVGTFSGDYNLPTTACLLQDMLGLKGLPAFDLAAACSGFLYCLETARAFTCLHPEARILVVGSEVCTSRVNFEDRTTCVLFGDGAGAAIVTGAANPGPVKVLDAMLKADGSVGGLLTIHGGGSACKPVLGQPVGPEYFVQMNGRDVFKYAVRCMAEVSETVLERNGLTADDVDLIIPHQANIRIIEAIAKKLDVGMDKVYVNVDRIGNTSAASIPIALTEAVATGRIQPGMKVLLSSFGGGFTWASALLQF; via the coding sequence ATGTCTTCACCGTGCTACATCTCCGGCCTGGGGCTTCATCTGCCCCGGACCGCCATGACCAATGCGGACCTCGAACGCATGGTCGACACATCCGACGAATGGATCGTGACCCGCACCGGCATCACGAATCGATACTTCGCCCAGGGCGACGAGCCCTGTTCGGTCCTGGCCTTCAACGCCGCCCGCAAGGCCCTGGACAACGCCGGCCTCGCGCCCCAGGACCTGACCCACATCTTCGTCGGCACCTTTTCCGGGGACTACAACCTCCCGACCACGGCCTGCCTGCTGCAGGACATGCTGGGACTCAAGGGCCTGCCCGCCTTCGACTTGGCTGCGGCCTGCTCCGGCTTCCTCTATTGTCTGGAAACGGCCAGGGCTTTCACCTGCCTCCACCCGGAAGCCAGGATTCTTGTCGTCGGCAGCGAGGTCTGCACCTCGCGCGTCAACTTCGAAGACCGCACGACCTGCGTACTTTTCGGTGACGGAGCCGGGGCGGCGATCGTCACGGGCGCGGCCAATCCCGGTCCCGTCAAGGTCCTGGACGCGATGCTCAAGGCCGACGGATCGGTCGGCGGCCTCCTGACCATCCACGGCGGCGGCTCGGCCTGCAAGCCGGTTCTCGGCCAGCCAGTGGGTCCTGAATATTTCGTACAGATGAACGGCCGCGACGTGTTCAAGTACGCGGTGCGCTGCATGGCCGAGGTCTCGGAGACGGTCCTGGAGCGCAACGGCCTGACGGCCGACGACGTCGACCTCATCATCCCCCACCAGGCCAACATCCGCATCATCGAGGCCATCGCCAAGAAGCTCGATGTCGGAATGGACAAGGTCTATGTCAACGTCGACCGCATCGGAAACACCTCGGCCGCCTCCATCCCCATCGCCCTGACCGAGGCCGTGGCCACCGGCCGCATCCAGCCCGGCATGAAGGTCCTGCTGTCGTCGTTCGGCGGCGGATTCACCTGGGCATCGGCCTTGTTGCAATTTTAG
- the fabG gene encoding 3-oxoacyl-[acyl-carrier-protein] reductase, protein MSEPIKTALVTGGTRGIGRAIVKKLAGSGYQVYFTYVSRPELAEAVCAEVAAAGGTARGFLLDASDWDAVEAFFAEHIKDKVSLDVLVNNAGITKDGLIMRMKREQWEQVLNINLTGAFVCLQQAAKIMLKQRRGRIVNISSVVGQMGNAGQANYCASKAGLIGLTKAAALELGSRGVTVNAIAPGFIETDMTETLPKEVRDKYLERIPLGCLGSAQAIADAVAYLASDQASYITGQVLGINGGMYL, encoded by the coding sequence ATGAGCGAACCGATCAAGACGGCACTGGTCACCGGCGGCACCCGCGGCATCGGCCGGGCCATCGTAAAAAAACTTGCAGGCTCGGGGTACCAGGTTTATTTCACCTACGTTAGCCGTCCGGAGCTTGCCGAGGCCGTGTGCGCCGAAGTCGCCGCCGCAGGCGGGACTGCCCGGGGCTTCCTGCTGGATGCCAGCGACTGGGACGCCGTGGAGGCCTTCTTCGCCGAGCACATCAAGGACAAGGTCAGCCTCGACGTGCTGGTCAACAACGCCGGCATCACCAAGGACGGGCTGATCATGCGCATGAAGCGCGAGCAGTGGGAGCAGGTGCTGAACATCAACCTCACCGGCGCCTTCGTCTGCCTGCAGCAGGCGGCCAAGATCATGCTCAAGCAGCGCCGCGGCCGCATCGTCAACATTTCTTCCGTCGTGGGTCAGATGGGCAACGCCGGACAGGCCAACTACTGCGCATCCAAGGCCGGCCTCATCGGGCTGACCAAGGCCGCGGCACTGGAACTGGGGTCGCGCGGCGTGACCGTCAACGCCATCGCGCCGGGGTTCATCGAGACCGACATGACTGAAACACTCCCCAAGGAAGTGCGGGACAAGTACCTGGAACGCATTCCCCTGGGCTGCCTCGGGTCGGCGCAGGCAATCGCCGACGCCGTGGCCTATCTCGCATCCGACCAGGCGTCCTACATCACCGGTCAGGTGCTCGGAATCAACGGCGGCATGTACCTGTAG
- the acpP gene encoding acyl carrier protein, with protein sequence MSIEEKVKELVVEQLGVSADEVKPESSFVESLGADSLDLTELIMAMEEEFDIEIDDEDAQKIATVQDAVNYIKSKS encoded by the coding sequence ATGTCTATCGAAGAAAAAGTCAAAGAACTGGTGGTTGAGCAGCTGGGCGTTTCCGCGGATGAAGTGAAGCCCGAGTCCTCCTTCGTGGAGTCCCTGGGCGCCGATTCCCTCGACCTGACCGAACTGATCATGGCCATGGAAGAGGAATTCGACATCGAGATCGATGACGAGGACGCTCAGAAGATCGCCACGGTCCAGGACGCCGTCAACTACATCAAGTCCAAGTCCTAA